gatttaaataacttcatcaattcttaattaaattctttgaactaaagataattagaaatacGACAGCTTGTTCTCTTATGGCCTTGTATTCCGTAATTCGTACACTTTGGTAGAGCGCGGCTACGTCTCTCTAAAGTTGGAAGAGCAGTAGAGCTTGACAACCCCCCACTAACTTgaactttattatttcttgatgaaataagGTCCCTGGCTTCTGCAAATGAAAGGCTATCTATAGGAGTCATTAAATACTTAGAATGACtcttttttactatattatctGCCACGAATTCGCGGAGATCCGTATTCTCccgcgccaacaacccagcgTTGTATATAGCTAACTCACACCCCTTCATAAAttcatccagcgcctgcttggaGGGGGTTAGTGGACTGTTAGAGCCCTCTTTtagaagcttcttaattaataaagcttttCGGTGTACTTGGCGGACCGTATAAGGCGTACAAAGTTAAGAGAATGGAATTAAAGTAGTCCCTCTGCTTGGGGGAGGTGTAGGAgttaataactttaactgCAGCTTATCCAGTACTGCAGCAGGTAGGAAAGGAAGTAACCCAGTTATCCTGAATCCGCTTTGAATATTCTCTGTTGTAAAGACCTTCTTGTGGGCTTCCGGGTACGCCTTTAAGAAATCAAGCTTATTAATATGATTAGATCCACAGCGTGCCTTGCTCTCGATCATAGATCCGTACGCCTTTTTTAAAGGACCAAAGCAGCCAACATTAAGAGGTTGTAGGAGGTGAGATGAATGGGGAGGCATGCAGATAggaataatataattattcttatatataagatcgAAAGCAGGAGTTAGGtggcttccatggccatctaaaataagaagtatataccCCCCCCTCTGCCGCCCTTGtacagctggaataaagcATTTTTCAAGCCAGCGAAGCCTAATAATATCTGTTGTCTATCTATTATCACTAACTTCAATCCtccatgcaggtggaataGACAGTTCTTCAAACCAACccttaatatagtatttttctttaaaaataatcGTTGATGGAATCGACCACCCGCTTGAATTGATACATTTAATAGTTGTAACCTACTCCCGATTCCCTGGTTATACAAGCCATAGTTTGCCTGGCATTTCTGCTTGAGATACCACCTTTATTATTGCAATTAGACCCATAGCGAAGCCAGTTTCGtcaaagttatagatatcttcatctgatATACTGTACTCGACTTTAACCCTTTATATCTTATCGAAAAATAGGCGAATTATCTTAGGATCTTCACAGAGCACTCTTGAATAATTAATCTTTCGAGCAAACCTGGTTTTAATTTCAGGGCGCCTCTTGGTGAATTCTGttacccagttctttctAATTGGTCGGGATAGGATTGAGGATTCGTCCAGGATAAGTTGGGCTATCTCACGAACGCGCGAGGGTCTCGGGGCTGCTCCATGAATATCTAGTGATACTATCCAGCCTACTAAGGCCTCTTCTTGACGTAGGGATAGCCTATGTTAATGATTGCGGAGTTCTGCTTGAGAATGTCGGCCATTAAGTCTTCCTCGGAGTATATTTGGATGAATATTGTAGGCACGCGCCGCGGGCGTAATTTTTTGaaatcttctatttttaagGTCTTGAATCGCGCATTCGATCcggccctcctgctcaactAAATTTTGATTCGTTtgacgcgcttttcgtggcatgatAATTGTTAAAAGTTGAGGTTAAGAAACGCGTTGatgcgggtgcaaaaactaccttccgcccgggacgcacctaccgcccgggatttacgttatgCCTTCGGACACGATTAGCTAATCGGCATTGTGCTTGAAAACATTCAGGACGCGAGTCGCCAAAGCCACTGGACAGGGCCCTTGCCGGCGGTATTAGGACTCGGTACTTGTTACAAGTTTCCAAAGCGTCCGGCTCGTTACTGGACTCAGCAAAGGGAAATAATGCCCTCCAACTTGGTGGCCAAAGTCACCACCGGCACTGATGTACTCGGCATCTGCCGTAGCCAACCTGGGGCAAAGGCAAGGTCATGTTTCCTTTCCCACGCGTGCGGGGTTTAGCTCCCAAACATTGGGGATTCGCAAGTCTTCTGGATCTGAAGGCTGATTGGGCTTCCAAGGCTATGAGCTGGGTTTCCACTCGGGAATCTGTGGGGAGGCTGGATTCAGTTCTGTCACAACCCCCCACTGGCCATATTAAAGCGAATCACCCatctcatcaccatcccatGAGATCCTCCTATCATGAATCGCAACTCTTGCCTATCCAGCTCTGTCGATAGGATGGACGCCATaacacccccagcaccaccgcGAACTAAACGGTCGCCGGCTGCTCTTCGAGAGCCCCGGCCTCGGAAAAGGGAGAAGTATACACGAATTGCCTGGTAGGTTTTGCGCAGAAACCCCGGTGTATATGTCGGTCTGAGTTGCTCACCGTATGCAGCTCATCATGCAAGGTCCGAAAGGTCAAGTGCGGCGGCAATCAACCCTGCAATCGATGTGACGAACTCCAAGTCGAGTGCATCTACAATGAATCTTCCCAACCTGACGTCGAGTATGATTCACTAAGAAGAGTGCCTGTATGCCATGCTTGTACTGATCAGCAACTAGCAACACCGGCTCACAAGTAACTCACCTGGACCTTGAACTCTCGGTTTCGCGGATCAATAGGATTTGCGAACAGATTCAACAATCAATGGGGCATTTTGCGGACCCTCATATAAACAGGACCTGCCTACAACGCAAACGCCCGAGCGAGAATGGACCAACGCAGCCTAGGGTGCAATCTCTCACGGACTTTAAGTACACTTTGAGCCTGACTCGGGGTGTTTTGGAGGCAAAAGGGTTACCGTCCCCTCCTGTCTTCACCGAGGGCCATCCTTCCCTTGCTGTAGACGAACTCAAATCGCCTGACGCTTTGATTACTTTACTTCAGAATGCGCGTCCAGTTTTGGATCTTGGCCATGAGAAGGCCACCCAGCTTCTGACTGTCTTCAAAAATGAGATATACCCGCTCTACCCTTGCATTAGCCTGGAATTGGCTCAGGACTCGGTCGATTCCCTCTTCTCACTGCTGAGCCGTGTTCCCCACAGCGCGACTTGCAATGTAGAGATAATCGATGTAGAAATCATGAAGTCCGTCATGGCGGTTGCCTTGCTGGCTCGAGATGACATGCAAAGTCCCTTAGCCACCGACCTTGCAAGCCAGTTGCTCTGGAGCGTGGGCTCTTGCCTGGATCAGGAGCATCCTCAGATCGAGGATATCATCATGGCAACTTTGTTGGTAAGCGTTTTAGCTGgtcatcctgcagctggatACGCTCTGCTAACCGGATCATGCTCCCCCCAAGTCACTGTATTTAGACCTCAAACACAGGCCAGTCAAGGCGTGGCGGATGGCCGGAGTCGCCGCGAAACTCTGTCTCGAAGTCGGTATTCATCAAGAACGCTTCTTTGATAACGCTCGGATGAATCCCGACCGGATTATGACCTGCAAACGCTTGTTCGCCTGTGTCTACGATGCGGACAGGAAATGTAGTTTTTACTCGGGCCTGCCATGGACACTCCACGACGGAGACATCGACATGTCCGTTCTTCGGCTCGTAAGCCCACCTGTCATTTTCTTTGAATACATGGTGCTACGTCCTGGAGGCTGACACCACTCACCTCTGGCTTTAGGAACCGCAAGAGTCATATCTATCAACCATGATCTCCCTAGACAGGAACCTATCCGAGACATGGGTTATCATCAATGCGCCGTCTTCCCAGTCGAAAGATAGTCGTGAACGTGTCGAGTTCCTCAACTTTCAACTCCAGAAATTCGTTAGCAGCATGTCAACAGGCGACTTTCCCCCCCTAGCGCCATCAGTAGTCTCACCACCCTGGCTACGCGTTTCGTTAAAGCGGTTCACCCGTCTTCGCGTGCATCACATTAAGGTGCTGGCCTACGTTGGGACCTTCAGCTCGATAAAGGACCTGATTTCTCAACCCCAGTCAGCTAAAGGGCTCATCACTTTAGCCGCCGAGTCAGTGGACTTATATATGGAAATGATGAATGATGGCGGAATAAGCCCGCTAATACTCCCTTCAGCAATCAAAATTCTTCTTTCAGCTCTATCCTTTATGCTCTTAGCGGTCTCACAATCCGCCACGGAGTATGGACCGCTGTGCACCAAACCTTTTCACACCGCTATCGACATACTCGGTAATGCCCAGTGGAGCAACAAAGACCCGAGTATCGACATCTGCGGGACGTTGGAGCAACTGCGGAGGTTCGCTGAAATAATTCAGCTGTCACCATCCAAGCGGCCAGGACCCTTGATAAGTCACAAACAAGGTGcagacaacaccaacaccgatCTTGGACAGGCACTTGGTGAAGGGAACGTCTTTGATGAGCTTCAAACGCCGGGTTCGGATATTTTCTCCATACTGGGGGATGTCAATATGGCGCAACCTGATATGTTATATATCAACAATATATTTAGTTAGCTGTGGGCCTGCATCCACTTGGTGTCCTTACTCATTGTTGCTACAGAACCAGTGGACAAATGATTACTCGCAATGTACTATCGGAAGCTGTGATAATTTACATGCGGCTTATGCATAAAATAATGAATATAAGATAGTCAATAAAGATATTTGCTGCCGTAATTTCTAGATAATCCTTGTTTTCTTGGCAACCAATTAACCGAATATACACTTCGTGTTTAATTAGCAGAACGGCACAGAGAAGCAAGCCATGCAGTTTAAGGAATGGCTTTAACTCGCTTTTCTTAAAGCTAGAATATTGCCCAGGGCACTCGAAATGGGCATCGCATGATCAGCAGACCTGAGAGGCCTCGAATTCTAATCTACTGCGCTGGCAAGGAAATAACAGGGACGATGATACTCGAGTCATACTTTCCGCCATAGTGAATTACATGCTGACCCTTGTTCAGATTGTCGAGCTTCTTGTCAATGTGGCTGGGAAAATCCGAGCTTGTGTCGACGAAACCTTGAACACGGAAGAGCAAGCCCTCTCCTGCTTCAAAGTGGATACCCATAGGCCAAAGAGATATTTCGAGCTTGACAATATCCCCTGGCGgtatcttttcttctttatcGTGTgggtggaatgggatgaGGGAGGTGCTCCGTGTTGGGTCCTGTGCGCGATGCGAGGCTCGGAGGATACCGGTTGGGCCAGTGTACTGTGACAACAACCCCGTCAGCTTTCTCATGCAATGTTTGTCGTTTGTCTAGGCCTGAACCACTTACTTTGACTGTCTGTGCCATTGGAACATCATGCTGGGTATTGATCCCTTCAGGCAAAGACTCCCAGGGAACATTCACGTGTTCTAATACCTCTCCGCTCTTGCTAAGCTTTCGGATGGACACGTACACATCCAGgtcgttgttgtctttgCAGGACATCCAAAGCACAGCCTTAGAATGGCCAACAAGAGTGGTTGCCCTGTCCACGGTCAAGACAAACTCAGAGGGTTTTGCTTGGTAGCTGTCCGCACGATGGGCAACGGAGCCCTCGTTGGCTTGCTGTAAGGTTGCCAATTTGCCTGAGTCCTGTAGGTAGAGGTTGCGATACTCAGTCTGCGGAACAGGATAGTCGGCAAATGGCACGTCCCACTTGGGGCCCTGTTGTAACATGTCAGACGTGTATCTAGATGATCCCTGCCGTATGAACATACCGGCTCGAAGCGATTCCCATATGTGAGAATAGAGATTCTAGCCTTGGGAGTTTTCTCCCAGCCATTGTCTATCTCCTTAAGGTAGCGATCGAAGAACCGTTGTAGGTCATCAATGTACCTTGGTGTATAAAGATCGAACCACTCCTGAGTTGGATGGAAGCGAATCCATTTCTCTTTTGAGGCTGCCCTATTCCAACCTCTCACGGTGCCAGATCCATGATTCCCCGAAGAATAGCTTGCAAGTGCATAGATAGGTAGTGTAAGCCCGCTGGTATCATAGACCTTGTCTTGCCAGTATGCATTAAAAAGGGGCCATTCTGCGAGCGCTCCGCCAACGTCCTCTCGAAGATTCCGGCCGCGAATggttttgttgaagatgaaagaCGCAAAGCTGGTCTTAGGAACACCGCCGCGACACACCAAGTCACGATATTTGTCCGTAAATCCCTCCCAGGGTGCGATGCACTTGAGTGAAGGTGGCTTTTGGATAGCAGTTGCCCACTGCTCCGTCGCAAGCCAGGAATTGCCACACATGCTGACAGCACCATTGCACCATGGCTGGGCTGCAATGAATTCAACTGTATCATAGCCATCCACGCCTGTCTGCTGTTAGTAAATGTCGCGCCCATTCTTTCCTGGCTATGGAGCAGCAAACATACCCATCTGGCTTCCCTCGATATAGATATTTCCTTCACTGTCCCAGGTGCCTCGGATGTCTACATTGACGATTACATACCCTCGGGGGCACCACTCGACAGGATCGGGCCTACATTGCCTGGTGAGCATGTCTTATTTGGTACCTCGGGGTAAAAGCCTGTTTACCCTTCGAATTTCTCCAAGCCAGATGTGGCACTCTCTGGTAGACCAAGCCGGAAAGGAATGTTGTCGAAGATGCGGAACCCTGGGGGCAACATTGCAATCAGGTTTTGTTCACAGCCTGTGCATTCAGCACAGTAACTTACCGTGTCCATTCTTGCCGTACGGGCTTAACGCCAATATGGCCGGGAGCTTTTCGTCCGTGACAGGCCTGAATATGTCACAGTAGATCTGGACCGCCAGATCAGTAATGGCTTCTGCAAGTATACTTCGATTGGCACACCTTGACTCCGTCTCTGAGCGGAATTTCGACAACTTCGTCAAATATCAGTTCTTGATGCAGGGGCCGCCTGCCTTCCGCGAATTTCCACCCTACAGGTAACGTCATAGTGCTCCTAGTCTGCTGCTTGTAAGGATGCATGTTTGTCTGGTCCTCAGGCGATACGGCCGGTATCCATGGGATAGTAAATTCCCCAAGCTTAAGATTCGGTCTAGTCATGATGCAGTCGTGTAGCAGCGGTGCTGGTTGGGGTTTCGCGAAAGAGAGAGCGCAGGTTCTGATAACAGCCTTCAAGCCAATGCAGTGATACTGTACTCGAATAAAGAATGTATTTGTAGTCGGTGGATATTCGTCATTGGCGGTCCCCCGGCTTTCCGCGGAGCCCAGATGGGGGTTCCGGTGCAGGCAATATTCCTGCCGCGGCCACTCATTTGCGTCTTTGGCTGATTCCGCGGAACTTGCACTGGCTTCCTCAGAGACGAATAAGATGGCGGAGCAAAATGGTGTCAATTGGTCCGAATCACCGCACTAATAGAGCGAGGATAGGGGGAGCGGGGGATGGGAGTAGACTACCATAACCCTGCACCTCTTTTGACGTTTGACTGAGAGTGTATAGTTCGCAGGCTGACAATAAGGAGACTTATAGAATAGATGAAATAACTCGAAAGTAACATTAATCTAGTTCTAGAGTAGGCCATCGACAGCTATTGTCTCGTATCCTAGCTTCGCTATGCAAAGTGTCTTTTCCGCTGATTTCCCCCGGGTTACGGGTTAGGGCACTGCTTCCCTGACAACTGCATCAACGACAGCAGTGTTTCCATTTTGCACCTCTCTTATCGCTTCTTGGAGTACATCTCTCAGTCTCGAAGCTTCTGATACTTTGGCTGCAAAGACCGTGTTATTGGAAGCCGCCCTTGCAATTCCAACATAGTCTGGCGGTGGGGAGAATGCAATGTTGAGCTCGTCATTGCTAACCTGCGACCCAAGCCCATCCGGGTGGACAAGCTCCATCGATACTCGGGGCGCATTCCAACCTGAGGAGTCATCCTGTTAGCACCTGGCACTGAGACGGAAAAGCTACTCGACAAGCCAGTAGCAGCTGAACTCACCTCCATTGTTTAGCACGACAGTCAATATTGGTATCTTGTAGCGGCTGGAAATCCAGAAGGCACTGCCGGGAGCGCTGAACATGAATGAACCATCGCCGACAATTTGAATTACCATTTTCTTTGGTTCCGGACCTTGCATTATATCGCTCGCAAGCTTGATCCCTAAAGCGCCGCCTGTACTccatcccagccctcctccgccacaaTTCACCCATTGACCAGGTATACTCGCTTGGATCTGGTCCGCAACCACCGAGGTATTCGTCACAGCCTCGATTGCGAAAATGGCATCCTTTGCTGCTAGCTGTCGAATCACGCTGCAAAGGTAGGCCGTTCCGAAAGAACCGTCTTGGTTAGGCTGGGCTTGCTCCCGGATAGACTCCAGGAATAGGGCGTGAGACTGTCCAAGTGCTGCCCAACGCCTGTCGAATGTAGAAGATCGGGCGAGCTGCGACAGGTCTGTATCTCCCAGGATGTAATCCACAATTTGACGACATGCGACAGCTGCATCTGCCCTATACCGCTGCTCTGCATTAAGGTAGAAGACTGGCATTTGTTGCTTAAGGGGGTCCACATCGACATGAATGATCCGGGCGGATTGGGATGGCTTACATCGCGTGTTAACCCAAGGGACATCACAGGAAAGAACCAAGATTACGTCAGCTGTGGTAATAGTTTCATGAACACCATATCGACTGCTCAGCCATGCACGATGATCAGCCGGGAAGCTCATGTCACTCGCCCCTGTGTCGAGAACACGCATGCCCTTGACCGCGTCTGCAAGGGCGACAAGGCTACCAACGGCATCATGGTTACGACCGCTATATCCTGTTATACAGAGGGGCTCCCGAGCATTCAGAAGCAAGGAGGCAATCGTTGGAAGGGCTCGCGCCGGGAGAGCCGTGGGTTCAACAGGAGACCAGAACTTCTGCTCCAGACGATAGGGCTCAATCTCCTGTTCCATCACCTCTCGGGCTCCACATAAATAAACTGGCCCTTGGGGCTCGCTCGTCGCAAACTGTAGTGCGCGATTCACCATCTGCTTGACATTATGACCTGTCTTGATCTCCGCCGAGTAACGGCAGTATTGCCGGACAATCTGGGTTTGGTCCGGCACGTCTTGAATCCAGTGAATAAATTCAGTGCGGGAGCCACGTAATTCGCCTTCGATTGTAAAGGGAGATAGTCCAGCGAAGATTAGTACAGGGGCTCGTCCACATGAGGCATTATGGATGGCTTGACCCATAGCCTGGGTGCCCACGTCAACATGGATAATCACGCACTGAGGCCGGTTGGACAGTCGAGCATATCCATCCGCCATAGAAAGTGCAACCATCTCGCTAGGACATGTGATAATCCTAGGAAATGCGTCGGGTCTCTCACGTCGGCCCTTGACCATCGCCTCCATGATGCTTGGATGGTCGGAGCCCAGGTTCACGAAAACGTGGCTGATACCGGCCTGGGTCAAAATGTTATTAGATGGCAGTTAGTAAACGCCGGAATGAAAACACACCTCCCATATCGCCTCGAAGAATGCGAAGGATGTAGTATACCTGACAATAAGATGTCAGCTGGCGAATCTTTGTTTTTCAATTTTTTTGTTGGAGGC
This is a stretch of genomic DNA from Aspergillus puulaauensis MK2 DNA, chromosome 8, nearly complete sequence. It encodes these proteins:
- a CDS encoding Zn(II)2Cys6 transcription factor (COG:K;~EggNog:ENOG410Q1AK;~InterPro:IPR036864,IPR007219,IPR001138;~PFAM:PF00172;~TransMembrane:1 (o526-546i);~go_function: GO:0000981 - DNA-binding transcription factor activity, RNA polymerase II-specific [Evidence IEA];~go_function: GO:0003677 - DNA binding [Evidence IEA];~go_function: GO:0008270 - zinc ion binding [Evidence IEA];~go_process: GO:0006351 - transcription, DNA-templated [Evidence IEA];~go_process: GO:0006355 - regulation of transcription, DNA-templated [Evidence IEA]), whose protein sequence is MNRNSCLSSSVDRMDAITPPAPPRTKRSPAALREPRPRKREKYTRIACSSCKVRKVKCGGNQPCNRCDELQVECIYNESSQPDVDNTGSQVTHLDLELSVSRINRICEQIQQSMGHFADPHINRTCLQRKRPSENGPTQPRVQSLTDFKYTLSLTRGVLEAKGLPSPPVFTEGHPSLAVDELKSPDALITLLQNARPVLDLGHEKATQLLTVFKNEIYPLYPCISLELAQDSVDSLFSLLSRVPHSATCNVEIIDVEIMKSVMAVALLARDDMQSPLATDLASQLLWSVGSCLDQEHPQIEDIIMATLLSLYLDLKHRPVKAWRMAGVAAKLCLEVGIHQERFFDNARMNPDRIMTCKRLFACVYDADRKCSFYSGLPWTLHDGDIDMSVLRLEPQESYLSTMISLDRNLSETWVIINAPSSQSKDSRERVEFLNFQLQKFVSSMSTGDFPPLAPSVVSPPWLRVSLKRFTRLRVHHIKVLAYVGTFSSIKDLISQPQSAKGLITLAAESVDLYMEMMNDGGISPLILPSAIKILLSALSFMLLAVSQSATEYGPLCTKPFHTAIDILGNAQWSNKDPSIDICGTLEQLRRFAEIIQLSPSKRPGPLISHKQGADNTNTDLGQALGEGNVFDELQTPGSDIFSILGDVNMAQPDMLYINNIFS
- a CDS encoding CocE/NonD family hydrolase (COG:S;~EggNog:ENOG410PJGH;~InterPro:IPR008979,IPR029058,IPR005674,IPR013736, IPR000383;~PFAM:PF02129,PF08530;~go_function: GO:0008239 - dipeptidyl-peptidase activity [Evidence IEA];~go_function: GO:0016787 - hydrolase activity [Evidence IEA]); protein product: MTRPNLKLGEFTIPWIPAVSPEDQTNMHPYKQQTRSTMTLPVGWKFAEGRRPLHQELIFDEVVEIPLRDGVKIYCDIFRPVTDEKLPAILALSPYGKNGHGFRIFDNIPFRLGLPESATSGLEKFEGPDPVEWCPRGYVIVNVDIRGTWDSEGNIYIEGSQMGVDGYDTVEFIAAQPWCNGAVSMCGNSWLATEQWATAIQKPPSLKCIAPWEGFTDKYRDLVCRGGVPKTSFASFIFNKTIRGRNLREDVGGALAEWPLFNAYWQDKVYDTSGLTLPIYALASYSSGNHGSGTVRGWNRAASKEKWIRFHPTQEWFDLYTPRYIDDLQRFFDRYLKEIDNGWEKTPKARISILTYGNRFEPGPKWDVPFADYPVPQTEYRNLYLQDSGKLATLQQANEGSVAHRADSYQAKPSEFVLTVDRATTLVGHSKAVLWMSCKDNNDLDVYVSIRKLSKSGEVLEHVNVPWESLPEGINTQHDVPMAQTVKYTGPTGILRASHRAQDPTRSTSLIPFHPHDKEEKIPPGDIVKLEISLWPMGIHFEAGEGLLFRVQGFVDTSSDFPSHIDKKLDNLNKGQHVIHYGGKYDSSIIVPVISLPAQ
- a CDS encoding uncharacterized protein (COG:E;~EggNog:ENOG410PJA4;~InterPro:IPR012001,IPR012000,IPR011766,IPR029061, IPR029035;~PFAM:PF02775,PF02776,PF00205;~go_function: GO:0000287 - magnesium ion binding [Evidence IEA];~go_function: GO:0003824 - catalytic activity [Evidence IEA];~go_function: GO:0030976 - thiamine pyrophosphate binding [Evidence IEA]) is translated as MEAMVKGRRERPDAFPRIITCPSEMVALSMADGYARLSNRPQCVIIHVDVGTQAMGQAIHNASCGRAPVLIFAGLSPFTIEGELRGSRTEFIHWIQDVPDQTQIVRQYCRYSAEIKTGHNVKQMVNRALQFATSEPQGPVYLCGAREVMEQEIEPYRLEQKFWSPVEPTALPARALPTIASLLLNAREPLCITGYSGRNHDAVGSLVALADAVKGMRVLDTGASDMSFPADHRAWLSSRYGVHETITTADVILVLSCDVPWVNTRCKPSQSARIIHVDVDPLKQQMPVFYLNAEQRYRADAAVACRQIVDYILGDTDLSQLARSSTFDRRWAALGQSHALFLESIREQAQPNQDGSFGTAYLCSVIRQLAAKDAIFAIEAVTNTSVVADQIQASIPGQWVNCGGGGLGWSTGGALGIKLASDIMQGPEPKKMVIQIVGDGSFMFSAPGSAFWISSRYKIPILTVVLNNGGWNAPRVSMELVHPDGLGSQVSNDELNIAFSPPPDYVGIARAASNNTVFAAKVSEASRLRDVLQEAIREVQNGNTAVVDAVVREAVP